The following are encoded together in the Salvia hispanica cultivar TCC Black 2014 chromosome 6, UniMelb_Shisp_WGS_1.0, whole genome shotgun sequence genome:
- the LOC125192168 gene encoding uncharacterized protein LOC125192168 produces the protein MAAKTQRKMALRRKLHILRTLTKSKSVKRSSIIMDAFLYIYKLKLQVEAIKKEYQYLINNIQQVKVEKAGTGHLVVMVTCKKGEEILVSILEAFEKLNVNVLQARVSCNHFFGMEAIVEDTIDASILRDAILQLIQPQTQISMF, from the exons ATGGCAGCTAAAACGCAGAGGAAAATGGCACTGCGAAGAAAGCTTCACATCTTGAGGACTCTAACCAAATCTAAATCG gtGAAAAGGAGTTCCATTATCATGGATGCTTTTCTCTACATCTACAAGTTGAAGCTCCAAGTTGAAGCCATCAAAAAAGAGTACCAATACCTAATCAACAATATCCAA CAAGTGAAGGTGGAGAAGGCTGGGACAGGACATCTAGTAGTAATGGTGACTTGCAAGAAAGGAGAAGAGATTTTGGTGTCAATTCTTGAGGCATTTGagaaattaaatgtgaatgTGTTGCAAGCTAGGGTTTCTTGCAACCATTTTTTCGGGATGGAAGCCATTGTTGAAGACACCATTGATGCCTCAATCTTGAGGGACGCCATTCTCCAGCTCATCCAACCACAAACTCAAATATCtatgttttga